A region from the Sphingomonas sp. S2-65 genome encodes:
- the pgeF gene encoding peptidoglycan editing factor PgeF, translating into MSVEVIRARALDGVAHGFLGRRGGVSEGMHAGLNVGVGSNDDPAVVEENRRRACDAVLPGARLVTLYQVHSGDCVTVLAPFEDRLRPRADALVTDRPGLALGILTADCAPVLFADAQAGVVGAAHAGWKGAIGGVTDSTLAAMEALGARRERVVAAVGPCIARGSYEVDGAFFRRFAEADPENERFFADGKAGHFQFDLEAYVAHRLAAAGVKTVEMLGLDTYADADRFFSYRRATHRGEPDYGRQVSIIGLN; encoded by the coding sequence GTGAGTGTCGAGGTCATCCGCGCGCGGGCGCTGGACGGTGTGGCGCATGGCTTTCTGGGGCGGCGCGGCGGCGTATCGGAGGGAATGCATGCCGGGCTGAACGTCGGCGTCGGGTCCAACGACGATCCGGCGGTGGTCGAGGAGAACAGGCGGCGTGCATGCGACGCGGTGCTGCCGGGCGCGCGGCTGGTGACCCTGTACCAGGTGCATTCGGGCGATTGCGTGACGGTGCTGGCGCCTTTCGAGGACCGGCTGCGCCCGCGCGCCGACGCGCTGGTGACCGATCGGCCCGGGCTGGCACTAGGCATCCTGACCGCCGATTGCGCGCCGGTGCTGTTCGCCGATGCGCAAGCGGGCGTGGTCGGGGCCGCGCATGCCGGGTGGAAGGGCGCGATCGGCGGAGTCACCGATTCGACGCTGGCGGCGATGGAGGCGCTCGGCGCTCGGCGCGAGCGCGTGGTGGCAGCGGTCGGCCCGTGCATCGCCCGGGGCAGCTATGAAGTGGATGGCGCGTTCTTCCGCCGCTTTGCCGAAGCGGATCCGGAGAACGAGCGCTTCTTCGCGGATGGCAAGGCGGGACACTTTCAGTTCGATTTGGAAGCCTATGTCGCGCACCGGCTTGCCGCGGCGGGGGTAAAGACCGTCGAGATGCTGGGGCTCGACACCTATGCCGATGCCGACCGGTTCTTCAGCTATCGCCGGGCGACTCACCGCGGCGAGCCCGATTACGGGCGGCAGGTTTCGATCATCGGGCTGAATTGA
- a CDS encoding GNAT family N-acetyltransferase: protein MIAYRDADAGDVPAIDAVFRESFVATFGNLYKPQDLATFLGGFTLQAWTQELASPGVAARLAEDQAGLVGYCKIGPVSLPVEAGPPSVELRQLYLRERGKGTGAAQALLDWAVTSARSRGAARMVLSVYVDNHRARRFYERQGFREIGSYEFRVGDHVDDDRIMSLDL from the coding sequence ATGATCGCCTATCGTGACGCCGATGCTGGTGACGTTCCGGCGATCGACGCGGTGTTCCGCGAGAGTTTCGTCGCGACCTTCGGCAACCTCTACAAGCCCCAGGATCTTGCCACGTTCCTGGGCGGGTTCACGCTTCAGGCATGGACGCAGGAGCTGGCCAGCCCGGGCGTGGCCGCGCGGCTAGCCGAAGACCAGGCGGGGCTGGTGGGCTATTGCAAGATCGGGCCGGTATCGCTGCCGGTGGAGGCCGGGCCGCCGAGCGTCGAACTGCGCCAGCTGTACTTGCGCGAGCGCGGCAAGGGCACGGGCGCGGCCCAGGCATTGCTCGACTGGGCGGTCACATCGGCGCGTTCCCGCGGCGCGGCACGGATGGTGCTGAGCGTCTATGTCGACAATCATCGCGCCCGGCGCTTCTACGAGCGCCAGGGTTTCCGCGAGATCGGCAGCTATGAATTTCGCGTCGGGGATCATGTCGACGACGACCGGATCATGAGCCTGGACCTGTGA
- a CDS encoding class I SAM-dependent methyltransferase: MSDSSSSPEPLLPERLARAITLGGPIPLSQFMAAANAHYYGTRDPLGVRGDFTTAPEISQMFGELVGAWLADLAGRAGVENPRYVEFGPGRGTLAADALRVMNKAGMRPPVHFVETSPTLRAAQAERVPEAEWHLDLVGVPEDRPLLIVANEFFDALPIRQLMATGEGWRERLVACQDTLFLPVAGDRGFDMIIPKQLREAAPGSILETSPASVAVLRGLAARLEKQGGAALIIDYGYQGPAIGDTLQAVRGHQYANPFDAPGEADLTAHVDFGTLKEAAEAEGLVVHGPVTQGAFLTALGIGTRTEALARAAPERAEQLAADRDRLIGQAAMGDLFKVMAVTAAGWPTPAGFA, encoded by the coding sequence ATGTCTGACTCCAGCTCGTCCCCCGAACCGCTGCTGCCCGAGCGGCTGGCGCGTGCCATCACGCTGGGCGGACCGATCCCGCTGTCGCAGTTCATGGCGGCGGCGAACGCGCATTATTATGGCACGCGCGATCCGCTGGGTGTGCGGGGCGACTTCACCACCGCGCCCGAAATCAGCCAGATGTTCGGGGAATTGGTAGGCGCATGGCTGGCCGATCTGGCGGGGCGCGCCGGTGTCGAGAACCCGCGCTATGTCGAGTTCGGTCCTGGACGCGGGACTCTCGCCGCCGATGCGTTGCGGGTGATGAACAAGGCCGGCATGCGGCCGCCGGTGCACTTCGTCGAGACCAGCCCGACGCTGCGCGCCGCCCAGGCCGAGCGAGTGCCCGAGGCCGAATGGCATCTGGACCTGGTGGGGGTGCCCGAAGACCGACCCTTGCTGATCGTCGCCAACGAGTTCTTCGACGCATTGCCGATCCGCCAGCTGATGGCGACGGGCGAAGGCTGGCGCGAGCGGCTGGTGGCGTGCCAGGACACGCTGTTCCTGCCGGTCGCGGGAGATCGCGGCTTCGACATGATCATACCCAAGCAGCTGCGCGAGGCAGCGCCTGGATCGATCCTGGAAACCTCGCCGGCCAGCGTCGCGGTGCTGCGCGGACTGGCCGCCCGGCTCGAGAAGCAGGGCGGCGCCGCGCTGATCATCGACTATGGCTATCAAGGGCCGGCGATCGGCGACACGCTGCAGGCGGTGCGGGGTCACCAATATGCCAACCCGTTCGACGCGCCCGGAGAAGCCGACCTGACCGCGCATGTCGACTTCGGCACGCTGAAGGAAGCGGCCGAGGCCGAAGGGCTGGTGGTGCACGGGCCCGTGACGCAGGGCGCGTTCCTGACGGCGCTGGGCATCGGAACGCGCACCGAGGCGCTGGCGCGCGCCGCGCCCGAACGCGCCGAGCAGCTGGCGGCGGACCGCGACCGGCTGATCGGGCAGGCCGCAATGGGTGATCTGTTCAAAGTCATGGCGGTGACTGCCGCCGGATGGCCGACGCCGGCGGGGTTCGCATGA
- the lgt gene encoding prolipoprotein diacylglyceryl transferase, whose protein sequence is MLSTILAAAAGSHIRFQDLGLDPVALSLGFFTIKWYSLAYIAGILIGWWYLLKLLDQPGAPMARRHADDLVFYATLGIILGGRLGYVVFYAPDMLTKPLQVLKLWDGGMSFHGGVIGTTVAIIILARRHGLNWLRVHDYVACCVPFGLFFGRLANFVNGELWGKPADLPWSIVFRNTVEPGLIEPARHPSQLYEAGLEGILLFLVLWFFFWRTDSRYQPGKLVGIFVLGYGLCRFFVEFFREPDRQLVWLVEQTGLHMGQWLCIPMIAGGVYLIGTSKRRRQRVEPIAGSESVA, encoded by the coding sequence GTGCTTTCAACCATTCTTGCCGCCGCAGCCGGCAGCCACATCCGCTTCCAGGACCTGGGGCTCGATCCCGTGGCGCTGTCGCTCGGCTTCTTCACGATCAAATGGTATTCGCTGGCGTATATCGCCGGCATCCTGATCGGCTGGTGGTATCTGCTCAAGCTGCTCGACCAGCCAGGTGCGCCGATGGCGCGGCGCCATGCCGACGATCTGGTGTTCTACGCGACCCTGGGCATCATCCTGGGCGGGCGCCTGGGCTATGTCGTCTTCTACGCACCGGACATGCTGACCAAGCCGTTGCAGGTGCTCAAGCTGTGGGACGGCGGCATGTCGTTCCATGGCGGGGTGATCGGCACCACGGTGGCGATCATCATCCTGGCGCGGCGGCACGGGCTCAACTGGCTGCGCGTCCATGATTACGTCGCGTGCTGCGTGCCCTTCGGGCTGTTCTTCGGCCGGCTGGCGAATTTCGTGAACGGCGAGCTGTGGGGCAAGCCCGCCGACCTGCCCTGGTCGATCGTGTTCCGCAACACGGTGGAGCCGGGCCTGATCGAGCCGGCGCGGCATCCGAGCCAGCTTTATGAAGCCGGGCTCGAGGGCATCCTGTTGTTCCTGGTGCTGTGGTTCTTCTTCTGGCGGACCGATTCGCGGTATCAACCGGGCAAGCTCGTCGGCATCTTCGTGCTCGGCTATGGCCTGTGCCGCTTCTTCGTCGAGTTCTTCCGCGAGCCCGACCGGCAGCTGGTGTGGCTGGTCGAGCAGACCGGCCTGCACATGGGCCAATGGCTGTGCATCCCTATGATCGCCGGCGGCGTGTACCTGATCGGCACGTCCAAGCGCCGGCGCCAGCGGGTTGAGCCGATCGCGGGATCGGAGAGCGTGGCGTAA